A genomic region of Thermus hydrothermalis contains the following coding sequences:
- the phoU gene encoding phosphate signaling complex protein PhoU — MREALDRALNQLLEETLRMLSLVREMTQEATEALVQQDAARAQAVIAKDKEVDELELKIENQAIAVIARHQPVATDLRLIFTIIKALTDLERAGDYAMHVAEDALLLSKEPPLKRYVTLPEMGRRLLEMMDTLGRSVAERDTALARKVLELDDQVDGLYEEVTRELITYMMEDPRTITKALTLMRVARSYERLGDHLENVAERVIYWLTGEVYKAPEDVY, encoded by the coding sequence ATGCGGGAAGCCCTAGACCGAGCGCTCAACCAGCTTCTGGAAGAAACCTTGAGGATGCTCTCCTTGGTGCGGGAGATGACCCAGGAAGCCACCGAGGCCCTGGTCCAGCAGGACGCCGCCCGGGCCCAGGCGGTCATCGCCAAGGACAAAGAGGTGGACGAGCTGGAGCTCAAGATTGAAAACCAGGCCATCGCCGTCATCGCCCGCCACCAGCCCGTGGCCACGGACCTCAGGCTGATCTTCACCATCATTAAGGCCCTCACCGACCTGGAACGGGCGGGGGACTACGCCATGCACGTGGCGGAAGACGCCCTTCTCCTGAGCAAAGAGCCCCCCTTGAAGCGCTACGTGACCCTGCCGGAGATGGGCAGGCGCCTTTTGGAGATGATGGACACCCTGGGCAGGAGCGTGGCCGAGCGGGACACCGCTTTGGCCCGCAAGGTCCTGGAACTGGACGACCAGGTGGACGGGCTCTACGAGGAGGTAACCCGGGAGCTCATCACCTACATGATGGAAGACCCTCGGACCATCACCAAGGCCCTCACCCTCATGCGGGTGGCCCGCAGCTACGAGCGGCTTGGGGACCATTTGGAGAACGTGGCGGAGCGGGTCATCTACTGGCTCACGGGGGAGGTCTACAAGGCCCCGGAGGACGTTTACTAA
- a CDS encoding iron chaperone, with translation MARTQDPEAVLGAIALWPEPDRSLALRLHALVQEAAPHLTLRLWYGMPAYALKDKVVCFFQPAHRFQTRYATLGFTDQARLDQGKMWPVAFALKELGLEEEAQVRALLRRAVG, from the coding sequence ATGGCCCGCACCCAAGACCCAGAGGCGGTGCTGGGAGCCATCGCCCTTTGGCCCGAGCCCGACCGCTCCTTGGCCCTCCGCCTCCACGCCCTCGTCCAGGAAGCGGCCCCCCACCTCACCCTGCGGCTTTGGTACGGCATGCCGGCCTACGCCCTCAAGGACAAGGTGGTCTGCTTCTTCCAGCCCGCCCACCGCTTCCAGACCCGCTACGCCACCTTGGGCTTCACCGACCAGGCCCGGTTGGACCAGGGCAAGATGTGGCCCGTGGCCTTCGCCCTAAAGGAACTGGGCCTCGAGGAGGAGGCCCAGGTCCGAGCCCTCCTGCGCCGAGCCGTGGGCTAA
- the prfB gene encoding peptide chain release factor 2 (programmed frameshift) produces MDLDLLAKRLESLRGYLDIPGKEARLKELDQRLEDPTLWQNPEEARRVSQEAARHRRVVDTFRNLESDLQGLLELWEEFPAEEREALRPELEEAARKLEELYHETLLAFPHAEKNAILTIQPGAGGTEACDWAEMLLRMYTRFAERQGFQVEVVDLVPGAEAGIDYAQILVKGENAYGLFSPEAGVHRLVRPSPFDASGRRHTSFAGVEVMPEVDETVEVVIRPEDLRIDVFRSQGHGGQGVNTTDSAVRIVHLPTGITVTCQATRSQIKNKELAMKVLRSRLFELEWKKKQEELRKLKGEVRPIEWGSQIRSYVLDKQYVKDHRTGLMRFDPQNVLDGDLLDFIWAGLEWKAGRRQTAEEVEAD; encoded by the exons ATGGACCTGGACCTCCTCGCCAAACGCCTAGAGAGCCTCCGGGGGTATCTT GACATCCCCGGGAAGGAAGCCCGACTGAAAGAGCTAGACCAGCGCCTCGAGGACCCCACCCTTTGGCAGAACCCGGAAGAAGCCCGGCGGGTAAGCCAGGAGGCGGCCCGCCATCGGCGGGTGGTGGACACCTTCCGCAACCTGGAAAGCGACCTCCAGGGCCTCCTGGAGCTTTGGGAGGAGTTTCCTGCCGAGGAGCGGGAGGCCCTGAGGCCCGAGCTGGAGGAAGCGGCCAGGAAGCTAGAGGAGCTCTACCACGAAACCCTCCTCGCCTTCCCCCACGCCGAGAAGAACGCCATCCTCACCATCCAGCCCGGGGCAGGGGGCACGGAGGCCTGCGACTGGGCGGAGATGCTCTTAAGGATGTACACCCGCTTCGCCGAGCGCCAGGGCTTCCAGGTGGAGGTGGTGGACCTCGTGCCGGGGGCGGAGGCGGGGATTGACTACGCCCAGATCCTGGTCAAGGGGGAAAACGCCTACGGCCTTTTTTCCCCCGAGGCGGGGGTCCACCGCCTGGTGCGCCCCTCCCCCTTTGACGCCTCGGGCCGCCGCCACACCTCCTTCGCCGGGGTGGAGGTGATGCCGGAGGTGGACGAGACGGTGGAGGTGGTGATCCGCCCCGAGGACCTGCGCATTGACGTCTTCCGCTCCCAAGGCCACGGGGGCCAAGGGGTGAACACCACGGACTCAGCGGTGCGCATCGTCCACCTGCCCACGGGGATCACCGTCACCTGCCAGGCCACCCGGAGCCAGATCAAGAACAAGGAGCTGGCCATGAAGGTCCTCCGCTCCCGGCTTTTTGAGCTGGAGTGGAAGAAGAAGCAGGAGGAGCTAAGGAAGCTGAAGGGCGAGGTGCGGCCCATTGAGTGGGGAAGCCAGATCCGAAGCTACGTCTTGGACAAGCAGTACGTGAAGGACCACCGCACGGGGCTCATGCGCTTTGACCCGCAAAACGTCCTGGACGGGGACCTCTTGGACTTCATCTGGGCGGGGCTTGAGTGGAAGGCGGGCCGCCGCCAGACGGCGGAGGAGGTGGAGGCGGATTAG